A single Corallococcus silvisoli DNA region contains:
- a CDS encoding AAA family ATPase: protein MPPAGHTYDDNPFKLENPSILDIAPLEPKSLEDTGLRMGLLADLGLKFLYYAGTGTGVAIAESMCLPWSGVVEHVVDFLAAEKLVDLRGGKGFGRASVEFALTEKGREYARDALTRSTYVGPAPVPIEQYNALIKSQTEETPVVGQEDLLIALGHLTVPAELMDKLGPAVNSGRSLFLYGPPGNGKTSLADAISHMFGGEVFVPHCLEIDNQIIKVFDRIIHTPVSLEIGRDANGRRQTFEMDKRWALCRRPSVVVGGELTLETLDLIYSESTRFYEAPFQVKANGGMLLIDDFGRQKVHPTDLLNRWIVPLEKRVDYLTLHTGKKFEIPFDQLLVFSTNLDPKELVDEAFLRRIKYKIEVGNPDEESYREIFRRVCEAAGIPYVDQAVTYLVEHYYKPRSMEMRSCHPRDLVSLIRDAARYRQIPPALSKDLLDQACEVFLVNL from the coding sequence ATGCCTCCCGCCGGCCACACGTACGACGACAATCCGTTCAAGCTGGAGAACCCGTCCATCCTCGACATCGCTCCCTTGGAGCCGAAGTCGCTGGAGGACACGGGCCTGAGAATGGGCCTGCTGGCGGACCTGGGCCTCAAGTTCCTCTACTACGCCGGCACGGGCACGGGCGTGGCCATCGCGGAGAGCATGTGCCTGCCCTGGTCCGGCGTCGTCGAGCACGTGGTGGACTTCCTCGCCGCGGAGAAGCTCGTGGACCTGCGCGGCGGCAAGGGCTTTGGCCGCGCGTCCGTGGAGTTCGCCCTCACGGAGAAGGGCCGCGAGTACGCCCGCGACGCCCTCACCCGCTCCACCTACGTGGGCCCCGCCCCGGTCCCCATCGAGCAGTACAACGCCCTCATCAAGAGCCAGACAGAGGAGACGCCCGTCGTGGGCCAGGAGGACCTGCTCATCGCCCTGGGCCACCTCACCGTGCCCGCGGAGCTGATGGACAAGCTGGGCCCGGCGGTGAACTCCGGCCGCTCGCTCTTTCTCTACGGCCCCCCGGGCAACGGCAAGACGAGCCTCGCGGACGCCATCTCCCACATGTTCGGCGGGGAGGTCTTCGTCCCGCACTGCCTCGAAATCGACAACCAGATCATCAAGGTCTTCGACCGGATCATCCACACGCCCGTGTCGCTGGAGATTGGCCGCGACGCCAACGGCCGCCGGCAGACCTTCGAGATGGACAAGCGCTGGGCGCTCTGCCGGCGCCCCTCCGTCGTGGTGGGCGGCGAGCTGACGCTGGAGACGCTGGACCTCATCTACTCGGAGAGCACCCGCTTCTACGAGGCGCCGTTCCAGGTGAAGGCCAACGGCGGCATGCTCCTCATCGACGACTTCGGCCGCCAGAAGGTCCACCCCACGGACCTGCTCAACCGGTGGATCGTCCCCCTGGAGAAGCGGGTGGACTACCTCACCCTGCACACGGGCAAGAAGTTCGAGATCCCGTTCGATCAGCTCCTCGTCTTCTCCACCAACCTGGACCCGAAGGAACTGGTGGACGAGGCCTTCCTGCGCCGCATCAAATACAAGATTGAAGTCGGCAATCCGGACGAGGAGTCCTACCGGGAGATCTTCCGCCGGGTGTGTGAGGCGGCGGGCATCCCCTACGTCGACCAGGCCGTCACCTACCTGGTGGAGCACTACTACAAGCCGCGCAGCATGGAGATGCGCTCCTGTCACCCCCGGGACCTCGTGTCCCTCATCCGAGACGCTGCCCGATACCGGCAAATCCCGCCCGCCCTGTCCAAGGACCTGCTCGACCAGGCGTGCGAAGTGTTCCTGGTGAATCTCTAG
- a CDS encoding branched-chain amino acid transaminase, translating into MSSTSSSVLRAEHIWLDGKLMKWDEGNVHVMTHALHYGLGVFEGIRAYKTHDGRLAVFRLREHIQRLLDSAHIIMLQMPYTEDQLVEATLELLRKQKHLFANGAYLRPVAFMGDGAMGLGAVNPTRVGITAWDWGAYLGDKGMREGIRAKVSSFTRNHVNVNMVRGKITGQYVNSILAKREAVMAGYDEAILLDISGFVAEASGENIFMVNKKGIIKTPPLSSPILDGITRDTVLRLLRDSGRAVEEVTFTRDALYICNEIFFTGTAAEITPVREVDNRQVGTGKPGPIGQFVQDTYFRVVRGQEPRYADWLTYV; encoded by the coding sequence ATGAGCTCGACCTCATCCTCCGTGCTGCGCGCCGAACACATCTGGCTCGATGGGAAGCTGATGAAATGGGACGAGGGCAACGTGCACGTGATGACGCACGCCCTCCACTACGGCCTGGGCGTCTTCGAGGGCATCCGCGCCTACAAGACCCATGATGGCCGGCTCGCCGTCTTCCGGCTGCGCGAGCACATCCAGCGCCTGCTCGACTCCGCGCACATCATCATGCTGCAGATGCCCTACACCGAGGACCAGCTGGTGGAGGCGACGCTGGAGCTCCTGCGCAAGCAGAAGCACCTGTTCGCCAACGGCGCCTACCTGCGCCCGGTGGCCTTCATGGGCGACGGCGCCATGGGCCTGGGCGCGGTGAACCCCACCCGCGTGGGCATCACCGCCTGGGACTGGGGCGCGTACCTGGGCGACAAGGGCATGCGCGAGGGCATCCGCGCCAAGGTCAGCTCCTTCACGCGCAACCACGTGAACGTGAACATGGTGCGCGGGAAGATCACCGGCCAGTACGTCAACTCCATCCTCGCCAAGCGCGAGGCGGTGATGGCCGGCTACGACGAGGCCATCCTCCTGGACATCAGCGGCTTCGTCGCGGAGGCGTCCGGCGAGAACATCTTCATGGTGAACAAGAAGGGCATCATCAAGACGCCGCCCCTCTCCTCGCCCATCCTCGACGGCATCACCCGCGACACCGTGCTGCGGCTGCTGCGCGACAGCGGCCGCGCGGTGGAGGAGGTGACGTTCACCCGCGACGCCCTCTACATCTGCAACGAGATCTTCTTCACCGGCACCGCCGCGGAGATCACCCCCGTGCGCGAGGTCGACAACCGCCAGGTGGGCACCGGCAAGCCCGGCCCCATCGGCCAGTTCGTCCAGGACACCTATTTCCGCGTCGTCCGGGGCCAGGAGCCCCGCTATGCGGACTGGCTGACCTACGTTTGA
- a CDS encoding AAA family ATPase, whose amino-acid sequence MSPPRLTSEIRSFTSVEDAARRLEAVGYLSSPEIATAVFLADRMGKPILVEGPAGVGKTELAKALAQALDRTFLRLQCYEGLDEAKALYEWEYAKQLLYTQLLKDKIGEMTQGTRTLAEAADRLASGDAVFFSERFLLPRPILQAQLSETPALLLVDEIDKADPEFEAFLLEVLSDNAVTVPELGTIKARHIPRVILTSNNARELSDALKRRCLHLHIDFPDRERELRIVRSRLPEVPQVLAEQVVEAVAAIRALDLKKAPSISETLDWAQSLALLNAEALSADVVAATLNLVLKYEGDIEKARANLPQIAQA is encoded by the coding sequence GTGAGCCCCCCTCGACTGACTTCGGAGATTCGCTCGTTCACCAGCGTGGAGGACGCGGCGCGTCGCCTGGAGGCGGTGGGCTACCTGTCCTCGCCAGAGATCGCCACGGCGGTGTTCCTCGCGGACCGGATGGGCAAGCCCATCCTGGTGGAGGGCCCGGCGGGCGTGGGCAAGACGGAGCTGGCCAAGGCCCTGGCGCAGGCCCTGGACCGGACCTTCCTCCGCCTCCAGTGCTACGAGGGCCTGGACGAGGCCAAGGCCCTCTACGAGTGGGAGTACGCCAAGCAGCTGCTCTACACCCAGCTGCTCAAGGACAAGATCGGGGAGATGACCCAGGGCACCCGGACCCTGGCGGAGGCCGCGGACCGGCTCGCGTCCGGCGACGCCGTCTTCTTCTCCGAGCGCTTCCTGCTCCCCCGCCCCATCCTCCAGGCCCAGCTGTCGGAGACCCCGGCGCTGCTGCTGGTGGACGAAATCGACAAGGCGGATCCGGAGTTCGAGGCCTTCCTGCTGGAGGTCCTGTCTGACAACGCTGTCACGGTGCCGGAGCTGGGCACCATCAAGGCCCGGCACATCCCGCGCGTCATCCTCACCAGCAACAACGCCCGCGAGCTGTCCGACGCGCTCAAGCGCCGCTGCCTGCACCTGCACATCGACTTCCCGGACCGCGAGCGCGAGCTGCGAATCGTCCGCTCGCGGCTGCCGGAGGTCCCCCAGGTGCTGGCCGAGCAGGTGGTGGAGGCCGTGGCCGCCATCCGCGCGCTGGACTTGAAGAAGGCCCCCTCCATCAGTGAGACGCTGGACTGGGCGCAGAGCCTGGCCCTGCTCAACGCCGAGGCGCTGAGCGCGGACGTCGTCGCCGCCACGCTCAACCTCGTCCTCAAATACGAGGGCGACATCGAGAAGGCCCGCGCCAACCTCCCGCAGATCGCCCAGGCCTGA